Proteins from a single region of Streptomyces griseiscabiei:
- a CDS encoding SpoIIE family protein phosphatase, producing MNAWSPGNAERQPPGTAVRSPDGLPDLLHAGMYVVDDNGSIMAVNARAEALLGLTAAELVGRDAHELLHRDHLGQTMPRTACSMMRAFLSGRTGGGDREWFRRGDATLLPVSWLVTPCRLDGGRTGAAVLFYENVPGGGPSPGAEPSPLSQLDRLALLAETTTRLTSTLDAEEAVARLVRLVVPRLADWAIVDLITESDDVWRTTVATHRDGVVVRREELEGPLPPVHEESLMPLSRALRGAASTLAGPETYQGPPDSGITVAQQKLFQETGLRSAAIAPIRGPRAVLGALTLGLSDRPGAFTDAELSLLEDIARRAGLALENARLYQRQRHIAETMQRHLLPQMPEVPGLRMAARYESASKSSQVGGDWYDVFSLADGATAVAIGDVVGHNIDAAAGMAQVRNMLRAYAWALEEPPSVIVERLDQAVVNVAEASMATLIFGRVERGAGGWALRWTNAGHPPPLLITHDGRSRFLDEEHDHLLGTGLTRARTDTLTPLPPLTTLVLYTDGLIESPGHTLDRGLARLRQHAAALAHRPLHVFCDLLLERARPVDNDDDVALLVFRTPAEDGGADER from the coding sequence ATGAACGCGTGGAGTCCGGGGAACGCCGAGCGGCAGCCGCCTGGTACGGCTGTGCGGTCACCGGACGGGCTGCCCGATCTCCTGCACGCCGGTATGTACGTGGTCGACGACAACGGCTCGATCATGGCGGTGAACGCGCGGGCGGAGGCCCTGCTGGGCCTGACGGCCGCCGAACTCGTCGGCCGTGACGCCCATGAGCTGCTGCACCGCGACCATCTGGGCCAGACGATGCCCCGGACGGCGTGCTCGATGATGCGCGCCTTCCTCAGCGGCCGTACCGGCGGCGGGGACCGCGAGTGGTTCCGGCGCGGCGACGCCACACTGCTGCCGGTGTCGTGGCTGGTCACCCCGTGCCGGCTCGACGGCGGCCGGACCGGCGCGGCGGTCCTCTTCTACGAGAACGTGCCGGGCGGCGGCCCGTCCCCGGGCGCCGAGCCGTCGCCCCTGTCCCAGCTGGACCGGCTGGCGCTGCTCGCCGAGACGACGACCCGGCTGACCTCCACCCTGGACGCCGAGGAGGCGGTCGCGCGCCTGGTGCGGCTGGTGGTGCCCCGGCTCGCGGACTGGGCGATCGTGGACCTGATCACCGAGAGCGACGACGTGTGGCGGACCACGGTGGCGACCCACCGCGACGGTGTCGTGGTGCGGCGGGAGGAGCTGGAGGGCCCGCTGCCGCCGGTGCACGAGGAGTCGCTCATGCCGCTGTCGCGGGCGCTGCGCGGGGCCGCGTCGACGCTGGCCGGGCCGGAGACCTACCAGGGTCCGCCGGACTCGGGGATCACGGTCGCGCAGCAGAAGCTGTTCCAGGAGACGGGGCTGCGCTCGGCGGCCATCGCGCCCATCCGGGGGCCGCGCGCGGTGCTCGGTGCCCTCACGCTGGGCCTCAGTGACCGGCCGGGGGCGTTCACCGACGCCGAGCTGTCGCTGCTGGAGGACATCGCCCGCCGGGCCGGGCTGGCCCTGGAGAACGCGCGGCTGTACCAGCGGCAGCGGCACATCGCGGAGACCATGCAGCGCCATCTGCTGCCTCAGATGCCGGAGGTGCCGGGGCTGCGGATGGCGGCGCGCTACGAGTCGGCGTCGAAGTCCTCGCAGGTCGGCGGCGACTGGTACGACGTGTTCTCGCTGGCGGACGGGGCCACGGCGGTGGCGATCGGCGATGTCGTCGGGCACAACATCGACGCGGCGGCCGGGATGGCGCAGGTCCGCAACATGCTCCGGGCCTACGCCTGGGCGCTGGAGGAGCCGCCGAGCGTGATCGTGGAGCGGCTGGACCAGGCCGTGGTGAACGTGGCCGAGGCGTCCATGGCGACCCTGATCTTCGGCCGCGTCGAGAGGGGCGCCGGCGGGTGGGCGCTGCGCTGGACCAACGCCGGGCATCCGCCACCGCTGCTGATCACCCATGACGGCCGGTCCCGGTTCCTGGACGAGGAGCACGACCATCTGCTGGGTACGGGCCTGACCCGGGCGCGCACGGACACGCTCACCCCGCTCCCGCCGCTGACCACGCTCGTGCTGTACACGGACGGTCTGATCGAGTCGCCGGGGCACACCCTGGACCGGGGTCTGGCCCGGCTGCGCCAGCACGCGGCGGCGCTCGCGCACCGGCCGCTGCACGTGTTCTGCGATCTGCTCCTGGAGCGCGCCCGCCCCGTCGACAACGACGACGACGTGGCGCTGCTCGTGTTCCGGACACCGGCCGAGGACGGTGGGGCGGATGAACGGTAG
- a CDS encoding DUF5133 domain-containing protein has translation MLTPHPATLRRLVAEYESLAAHESERGDPRTVRRAQDLAYTLCVSTGTRDIHRALDAAHAQLAAAQAEETAELCGRRVVLPGTVGSHGPAPSGYAALHEQ, from the coding sequence ATGCTGACGCCCCATCCCGCGACCCTGCGCAGGCTCGTCGCCGAGTACGAGTCGCTCGCGGCCCACGAGAGCGAGCGCGGCGACCCCCGGACCGTGCGCCGCGCGCAGGACCTCGCGTACACGCTGTGCGTGTCCACCGGCACCCGTGACATCCACCGGGCCCTGGACGCGGCACACGCGCAGCTCGCCGCGGCGCAGGCGGAGGAGACCGCGGAGCTGTGCGGGAGGCGGGTGGTGCTCCCGGGCACGGTCGGGAGTCATGGTCCGGCCCCGAGCGGGTATGCGGCGCTCCATGAACAGTGA
- a CDS encoding ATP-binding protein, which produces MSTEPCRDDELTAEEIHDSHAAFDGELGDVTGARTAAEGFLGTLARSEPPGATEHWDDILLVVTELAANAVQYAPGRFELTLRRTLDGVHVTLGDTSRTSPAPRPFSPSQGGGGIGWYLIQTLCDEVSVVVHDHGKDVHVFLPW; this is translated from the coding sequence ATGTCGACAGAACCATGTAGGGACGACGAACTGACTGCCGAGGAGATCCACGACAGCCACGCCGCCTTCGACGGAGAACTCGGCGACGTGACGGGAGCCCGTACGGCCGCGGAGGGGTTCCTGGGCACCCTCGCGCGCAGCGAACCGCCGGGCGCCACGGAGCACTGGGACGACATCCTGCTGGTGGTCACGGAACTGGCGGCCAACGCCGTGCAGTACGCGCCGGGGCGGTTCGAGCTGACGCTGCGCCGCACCCTGGACGGTGTCCATGTGACGCTCGGCGACACGAGCAGGACGTCACCGGCGCCGCGTCCCTTCAGCCCCAGCCAGGGCGGCGGCGGCATCGGCTGGTATCTGATCCAGACCCTCTGCGACGAGGTGAGCGTGGTGGTGCACGACCACGGCAAGGACGTCCATGTCTTCCTGCCCTGGTGA
- a CDS encoding STAS domain-containing protein — MPEQDTAGQQLTPAQEVARFLRNRQEQIAQRWADAALFRTVFTHSRDEAVEAGRAVVDALAAVAAAESVEDAEAGGFHVVREQLARTAAARGRAGSTVTQISAEVDALRPPVTELLVAEFADAPATHLRECTTTLTVLMGTLRLVVLETALSEGEELIHRQRLQLMEVATPVIKLWEGIVAVPLIGTLDSARSQVVMERLLDSIVEQHARFAILDITGVPTVDSLVAQHLMKTVAAARLMGAECIVSGIRPPIAQTIVHLGIDLSSVLTRTSLADALAYALRELGTDIVSRDGTGSGRR, encoded by the coding sequence GTGCCGGAACAGGACACGGCAGGCCAGCAGTTGACACCGGCCCAGGAGGTCGCGCGGTTCCTGCGCAACCGCCAGGAACAGATCGCCCAGCGCTGGGCCGACGCCGCGCTGTTCCGTACCGTCTTCACCCACTCCCGGGACGAGGCGGTGGAGGCGGGCCGGGCCGTCGTGGACGCGCTCGCCGCCGTGGCCGCCGCGGAGAGTGTCGAGGACGCGGAGGCCGGTGGCTTCCACGTCGTGCGCGAGCAACTCGCCCGGACGGCCGCCGCCCGGGGGCGGGCCGGGTCCACGGTCACCCAGATCTCCGCCGAGGTGGACGCGCTGCGCCCGCCCGTCACCGAGTTGCTCGTCGCCGAGTTCGCGGACGCGCCGGCCACGCATCTGCGGGAGTGCACCACGACGCTGACGGTGCTGATGGGCACCCTGCGGCTGGTGGTGCTGGAGACGGCGCTCAGCGAGGGCGAGGAGCTGATCCACCGGCAGCGGCTGCAGCTGATGGAGGTCGCCACACCGGTGATCAAGCTGTGGGAGGGCATCGTCGCCGTGCCCCTCATCGGCACCCTGGACAGCGCCCGCAGCCAGGTGGTGATGGAGCGGCTCCTCGACTCCATCGTCGAGCAGCACGCCCGGTTCGCGATCCTGGACATCACCGGGGTGCCGACCGTGGACTCGCTGGTGGCCCAGCATCTGATGAAGACGGTGGCGGCGGCGCGGCTGATGGGCGCCGAGTGCATCGTCTCCGGCATCCGGCCGCCGATCGCGCAGACCATCGTGCACCTGGGCATCGACCTCAGCTCGGTCCTCACCCGTACGAGCCTCGCGGACGCCCTGGCGTACGCGCTGCGGGAGCTGGGCACGGACATCGTGTCCCGCGACGGCACCGGTTCGGGGCGCAGGTGA
- a CDS encoding MarR family winged helix-turn-helix transcriptional regulator has protein sequence MTSSSHPRPDEVARVTSEAAELLEVLWGRASTAPVSASQIRVLFILEHNDGINLRMLADALGSTPPSTSRLCDRLEAVGFVERHASTASRRELCLRLSRRGQSFLVDLRARRERALGSVLEQMPAGKRTALLEGLEAFCAAAAAQIHEGDATDARSA, from the coding sequence GTGACTTCCTCCTCCCACCCGCGACCGGACGAGGTGGCGCGTGTGACCTCCGAGGCGGCCGAGCTGCTGGAGGTTCTGTGGGGGCGCGCCTCGACGGCACCGGTGTCCGCGTCCCAGATCCGGGTGCTGTTCATCCTGGAGCACAACGACGGCATCAATCTGCGGATGCTCGCCGACGCCCTCGGCTCCACCCCGCCCTCCACCAGCCGGCTCTGCGACCGGCTGGAGGCGGTGGGTTTCGTCGAGCGCCACGCCAGTACGGCCAGCAGGCGCGAGTTGTGTCTGCGGCTGAGCCGGCGCGGACAGTCCTTCCTGGTGGACCTGCGGGCCCGCCGGGAACGGGCCCTCGGGTCCGTGCTGGAGCAGATGCCCGCCGGGAAGCGGACCGCGCTGCTGGAAGGGCTGGAGGCGTTCTGCGCCGCCGCGGCGGCACAGATCCACGAGGGCGACGCCACCGACGCCCGGAGCGCCTGA
- a CDS encoding SigB/SigF/SigG family RNA polymerase sigma factor: MLVNVSAHGSGPSVRPGTPDRRTHDDAPDTATAFARLAAMEAGPERDHVRDELVRAWLPMAHRIAGRFRNRGESLEDLRQVAAMGLVKAVDRYEPERGAFESYAVPTITGEIKRHFRDRMWTLRVPRRVQDLRNKVRVARRELIQTSGGSAEPSIADIAALAGLTEEEVNAGMEALDSFSALSLDAETASGDDGYSLADTLGAPDSAYDVVVDREAVKQGLRRLPERERAILYMRFFEDMTQHRIADRLGISQMHVSRLISRSCARVREEALGRTTPSA, encoded by the coding sequence ATGCTGGTCAATGTGTCCGCACACGGTTCCGGTCCCTCCGTACGCCCCGGCACTCCCGACAGGAGGACGCACGACGACGCCCCCGACACCGCCACCGCCTTCGCCCGGCTCGCGGCGATGGAGGCGGGCCCCGAACGCGACCACGTACGGGACGAACTGGTCCGGGCCTGGCTGCCCATGGCGCACCGCATCGCCGGCCGCTTCCGCAACCGCGGGGAGTCGCTGGAGGATCTGCGCCAGGTCGCCGCGATGGGCCTGGTCAAGGCGGTGGACCGGTACGAGCCCGAACGGGGGGCGTTCGAGAGCTACGCCGTGCCCACCATCACCGGCGAGATCAAGCGGCACTTCCGCGACCGGATGTGGACCCTGCGCGTCCCCCGGCGCGTGCAGGACCTCCGCAACAAGGTGCGGGTGGCGCGCCGCGAACTGATCCAGACCTCCGGTGGCTCCGCCGAACCCTCGATCGCCGACATCGCCGCCCTCGCCGGGCTCACCGAGGAGGAGGTCAACGCGGGGATGGAGGCGCTCGACAGCTTCAGCGCGCTGTCCCTGGACGCCGAGACGGCCTCCGGCGACGACGGCTACAGCCTCGCCGACACCCTCGGGGCACCCGACTCGGCGTACGACGTCGTCGTGGACCGGGAGGCGGTGAAGCAGGGGCTGCGCCGGCTGCCCGAACGCGAGCGCGCCATCCTCTACATGCGCTTCTTCGAGGACATGACGCAGCACCGCATCGCCGACCGCCTCGGCATCTCCCAGATGCACGTCTCCCGCCTCATCAGCCGCAGCTGCGCCCGCGTCCGCGAGGAGGCCCTCGGCCGCACCACGCCCTCCGCCTGA
- a CDS encoding anti-sigma regulatory factor, translated as MQTAGGISACLPIHSDLDLVWVRQHVRQAAAQLGFGLVDQTKLVTAASELARNTLVHGGGGQMECDPVDKGGARGLRLTFSDEGPGIPDLDQALVDGYTSGEGLGMGLGGARRLVHEFTIDSRPGSGTTVTVTSWLTGAPRPREER; from the coding sequence ATGCAGACCGCCGGCGGCATCTCCGCCTGCCTGCCGATCCACTCGGATCTCGATCTGGTGTGGGTACGTCAGCATGTGCGGCAGGCGGCCGCCCAGCTCGGCTTCGGTCTGGTCGACCAGACCAAGCTGGTCACCGCGGCCAGCGAGCTGGCCCGCAACACCCTGGTCCACGGCGGCGGGGGCCAGATGGAGTGCGATCCGGTGGACAAGGGCGGCGCCCGGGGGCTGCGGCTGACGTTCAGCGACGAGGGGCCCGGCATCCCGGATCTCGACCAGGCCCTGGTGGACGGCTACACCTCGGGCGAGGGCCTGGGGATGGGGCTGGGCGGCGCCCGGCGGCTGGTGCACGAGTTCACGATCGACAGCCGCCCCGGCTCCGGCACCACGGTCACGGTGACGTCCTGGCTGACGGGCGCGCCGCGCCCGCGCGAGGAGCGCTGA
- a CDS encoding RNA polymerase sigma factor SigF, whose amino-acid sequence MTDGVDLPLIEDPSQVRPKDAREMSRAFFDRLAMLDEGTHTYQYVRNTLIEMNLSLVRYAASRFRGREDSLEDIVQVGTIGLIKAIDRFELSREVEFTTFAVPYIVGEIKRFFRDTSWAVHVPRRLQEARVELARATDELQSRLGRMPTTRELSELMSLSEKEVVEARKASNGYNTSSLDAALTSDGGEDGDTVLGDLIGEEDPSLQLVEDFHSLAPLIAELDDRERRILHLRFVEEQTQSQIAEQLGVSQMHVSRLISRIIKRLRAGLLEPGVA is encoded by the coding sequence ATGACGGACGGGGTGGACCTACCCCTGATCGAGGACCCGTCGCAGGTCAGGCCGAAAGACGCGCGGGAGATGTCGCGGGCCTTCTTCGACCGGCTGGCCATGTTGGACGAGGGCACGCACACGTATCAGTACGTGCGCAACACGCTCATCGAGATGAACCTCTCCCTCGTCCGGTACGCGGCCTCGCGCTTCCGCGGGCGGGAGGACTCCCTGGAGGACATCGTCCAGGTCGGGACGATCGGGCTGATCAAGGCCATCGACCGGTTCGAGCTGTCCCGGGAGGTGGAGTTCACCACGTTCGCCGTGCCGTACATCGTCGGCGAGATCAAGCGGTTCTTCCGGGACACCAGCTGGGCGGTGCACGTACCGCGGCGGCTGCAGGAGGCGCGGGTGGAGCTGGCCCGTGCGACGGACGAGCTGCAGTCCCGGCTGGGCCGGATGCCGACGACGCGTGAGCTGTCGGAGCTGATGTCGCTGTCCGAGAAGGAGGTCGTCGAGGCGCGCAAGGCGTCCAACGGCTACAACACCTCCTCGCTCGACGCGGCGCTCACCTCCGACGGCGGCGAGGACGGCGACACCGTGCTGGGCGATCTGATCGGCGAGGAGGACCCCTCTCTGCAACTGGTCGAGGACTTCCATTCATTGGCGCCGCTGATCGCCGAACTCGACGACCGCGAGCGGCGGATCCTGCATCTGCGGTTCGTGGAGGAGCAGACCCAGTCGCAGATCGCCGAGCAGCTCGGGGTGTCCCAGATGCATGTGTCCCGGTTGATCAGCCGCATCATCAAGCGGCTGCGGGCGGGGCTCCTGGAGCCGGGAGTCGCCTGA
- a CDS encoding STAS domain-containing protein encodes MSGGLFAGYGGPSAYGAPVPVLKLGNVLLVSLQGDLHDGAAEQLQQDISDTVARSGATGVVIDLSGVEMVDSFLGRVLGDIAAQTSLLAAGTVVAGMRPAVAITLVELGLTLPGLRTALSTEDALRLLGEPDPTFPRRVHARQESP; translated from the coding sequence GTGAGCGGCGGTCTCTTCGCCGGGTACGGCGGGCCGTCCGCGTACGGGGCCCCCGTCCCCGTGCTCAAACTCGGCAACGTGCTGCTGGTGTCGCTCCAGGGCGATCTGCACGACGGTGCGGCCGAGCAGCTCCAGCAGGACATCAGCGACACGGTCGCCCGCAGCGGCGCCACCGGGGTGGTCATCGACCTCTCCGGGGTGGAGATGGTCGACTCGTTCCTGGGCCGGGTGCTCGGTGACATCGCCGCCCAGACGAGTCTGCTCGCCGCCGGGACGGTGGTGGCGGGGATGCGTCCGGCCGTGGCGATCACGCTGGTGGAGCTGGGGCTCACCCTGCCGGGGCTGCGTACCGCGCTCAGCACCGAGGACGCGCTGCGGCTCCTCGGCGAACCGGACCCGACCTTCCCCCGCCGAGTCCACGCCCGCCAGGAGAGTCCGTGA
- a CDS encoding PP2C family protein-serine/threonine phosphatase, with translation MNRFVAAERALRSAAPHRLVDAFRDVLGDGFSARDVEFYLADYSLTALRPASTRPDPPDPLPMHDGPAGRAFGAQEPYLERRGDGPVRAHLPVTVRGDRLGVLALTLPSAAHAEECLGELAELAGVLGHELVVAERDTDVYVRARRSSRLTLAAEMQWQLLPGRSSAAAEYALGGQLEPAYAIFGDNFDWSADAERLMLYVTNGMGEGIEASLLTQLGINALRNARRAGLSIADQAALADQALHAQYGGASHLSVLLLDLDLRTGRLEIVDAGSPRMLLLRDGEVTVVALDAQLPLGMFEETDYTAQEVTVEPGDRLVFVSDGVYSVLAPGGEEYGERALARAVNATRLLPAADVPGAVLRELSGHRGTPVADDDALVVCLDWFSRREEGPPPR, from the coding sequence GTGAACAGATTCGTGGCAGCCGAACGGGCCTTGCGCTCCGCTGCTCCCCACCGCCTGGTGGACGCGTTCCGCGACGTACTGGGCGACGGCTTCTCGGCGCGGGACGTCGAGTTCTACCTCGCCGACTACTCGCTCACCGCACTGCGGCCCGCCTCCACCCGCCCGGACCCGCCGGACCCGCTGCCCATGCACGACGGTCCGGCCGGGCGGGCGTTCGGGGCGCAGGAGCCGTACCTGGAGCGGCGCGGCGACGGCCCGGTGCGGGCACATCTTCCGGTCACCGTGCGCGGTGACCGGCTGGGCGTGCTCGCCCTGACGCTGCCGTCCGCCGCGCACGCCGAGGAGTGCCTCGGTGAGCTGGCCGAGCTGGCCGGTGTGCTGGGGCACGAGCTGGTGGTGGCGGAGCGGGACACCGATGTGTACGTACGGGCGCGTCGCTCCAGCCGGCTGACGCTGGCGGCGGAGATGCAGTGGCAACTGCTGCCGGGCCGGTCCTCCGCCGCCGCCGAGTACGCGCTCGGCGGTCAACTGGAGCCCGCCTACGCCATCTTCGGCGACAACTTCGACTGGTCCGCCGACGCCGAGCGGCTGATGCTGTACGTCACCAACGGCATGGGCGAGGGCATCGAGGCGTCCCTGCTGACCCAGCTGGGGATCAACGCGCTGCGCAACGCCCGCCGGGCCGGCCTGTCCATCGCCGACCAGGCGGCCCTGGCCGACCAGGCCCTGCACGCCCAGTACGGCGGGGCCTCGCACCTGTCGGTGCTGCTGCTGGACCTGGATCTGCGCACCGGGCGGCTGGAGATCGTCGACGCGGGCTCCCCGCGGATGCTGCTGCTGCGCGACGGAGAGGTCACCGTCGTCGCCCTGGACGCGCAGCTGCCGCTGGGCATGTTCGAGGAGACGGACTACACCGCCCAGGAGGTGACGGTCGAACCGGGCGACCGGCTGGTCTTCGTCAGCGACGGCGTGTACTCCGTCCTCGCGCCCGGCGGCGAGGAGTACGGGGAGCGGGCGCTGGCCCGCGCGGTCAACGCCACCCGGCTGCTGCCCGCCGCCGATGTGCCCGGCGCGGTGCTCAGGGAACTGTCCGGGCACCGCGGCACCCCTGTGGCGGACGACGACGCGCTCGTGGTCTGCCTCGACTGGTTCAGCCGGAGAGAGGAGGGTCCGCCCCCTCGATGA
- a CDS encoding glutamate--cysteine ligase 2, whose protein sequence is MRTVGVEEELLLVDPESGEPQARAAAVLARAAQEGAGQDVFEKELHDEQVEFATHPQSSMADLGAEIVRCRKDAARHAQGLGGAVVALATSPLPVSPTITMNSRYRWMAREFGLSTQVQLVCGCHVHVSVESDEEGVAVLDRIRPWLPVLRAMSANSPFWQGHDTGYASYRSQVWDRWPMAGPTDVLGSAEGYHRCVEDLIATGVVRDEGMIYFDARLSQRYPTVEIRVADVCLHPDTAVLVAALTRGLVETAAREWRAGAEPLGHSTGQLRLATWRAARSGMSENLVDPATMRPRPAVDVIRALLDHVEDALVDHGDADLARDGVAALMGRGNGARVQREVMERTGSLREVVAACVRHTQA, encoded by the coding sequence GTGCGTACCGTCGGAGTGGAAGAGGAACTCCTGCTGGTCGATCCCGAGAGCGGCGAACCGCAGGCACGGGCCGCGGCGGTGCTCGCCCGGGCCGCGCAGGAGGGGGCGGGACAGGACGTGTTCGAGAAGGAGCTCCACGACGAGCAGGTGGAGTTCGCCACGCATCCGCAGTCGTCGATGGCCGACCTCGGGGCGGAGATCGTGCGCTGCCGAAAGGACGCGGCGCGCCATGCGCAGGGGCTGGGCGGCGCGGTCGTGGCCCTGGCCACCTCACCGCTGCCGGTGAGCCCGACGATCACCATGAACAGCAGGTACCGGTGGATGGCGCGGGAGTTCGGCCTGTCCACGCAGGTGCAGCTGGTCTGCGGCTGCCATGTTCATGTGTCGGTGGAGTCCGACGAGGAGGGCGTCGCCGTACTGGACCGGATACGGCCGTGGCTGCCGGTCCTGCGGGCGATGAGCGCCAACTCGCCCTTCTGGCAGGGCCACGACACCGGGTACGCCAGCTATCGCAGCCAGGTGTGGGACAGGTGGCCGATGGCCGGGCCAACGGACGTCCTCGGCTCGGCGGAGGGCTACCACCGGTGCGTGGAGGACCTGATCGCCACGGGCGTCGTGCGCGACGAGGGCATGATCTACTTCGACGCGCGGCTGTCCCAGCGGTATCCGACCGTCGAGATCCGGGTCGCGGACGTCTGTCTGCACCCCGACACCGCGGTCCTCGTCGCGGCCCTCACCCGGGGCCTCGTGGAGACGGCGGCCCGTGAGTGGCGGGCCGGTGCCGAGCCGCTCGGCCACAGTACGGGGCAGCTGCGGCTGGCCACCTGGCGGGCCGCCCGCTCCGGGATGTCGGAGAACCTGGTCGATCCGGCGACGATGCGGCCCCGGCCCGCCGTCGACGTGATCCGCGCGCTCCTCGACCACGTGGAGGACGCGCTCGTCGACCACGGGGACGCCGACCTCGCCCGGGACGGCGTCGCCGCGCTGATGGGGCGCGGCAACGGGGCCCGGGTCCAGCGCGAGGTGATGGAGCGCACGGGGAGTCTGCGCGAGGTCGTCGCGGCGTGCGTACGGCACACCCAGGCCTGA
- a CDS encoding ATP-binding protein, with protein sequence MNHDLMHDAPMNPDLVNPGLVNHGTSPVEAPSPRPPRPPGAITTAAAARRHVREFVVERWRSPAGPPSEQSMIDLILVVSELVTNAVRHGGGIAGFDVALTPGGVRLSVRDHSAAVPVGLHGPGRLPRLHEGSGYGWPLINRLSSEVDVERRTSGGKTISVLVPLA encoded by the coding sequence ATGAACCACGACCTCATGCACGACGCACCCATGAACCCCGACCTCGTGAACCCCGGCCTCGTGAACCACGGCACCTCTCCCGTGGAAGCGCCGTCGCCACGGCCGCCGCGGCCTCCCGGGGCGATCACCACCGCCGCGGCGGCCCGCCGCCATGTCCGCGAATTCGTGGTCGAGCGATGGCGTTCCCCGGCCGGGCCGCCCAGCGAGCAGTCGATGATCGATCTCATCCTCGTCGTCTCCGAACTGGTGACGAACGCGGTCCGGCACGGCGGCGGCATCGCCGGATTCGACGTCGCCCTCACACCCGGAGGCGTACGGCTGAGCGTGCGGGACCACAGCGCCGCCGTGCCCGTGGGTCTGCACGGGCCCGGGAGGCTGCCCCGGCTCCACGAGGGCAGCGGTTACGGCTGGCCCCTGATCAACCGGCTGTCCAGCGAGGTCGACGTCGAGCGCCGCACCTCCGGCGGCAAGACCATCAGCGTCCTGGTGCCGCTGGCCTGA
- a CDS encoding STAS domain-containing protein: MSVAHNPLSIKVDLPRDDAVLLTIEGELDIDTATELQHHLANQLRHGRRHFLLDVSAVPFMDSSGMNIILRTYQEVRRLPGGVYVIAPAPAVRRILDLTGVSLTVATVDSVAEALAAVDSGQVAPRPDEPPAQE; encoded by the coding sequence GTGTCCGTTGCCCACAACCCCCTGTCGATCAAGGTCGATCTGCCCCGTGACGACGCCGTGCTGCTCACGATCGAAGGGGAACTGGACATCGACACGGCGACCGAGCTGCAGCATCATCTGGCGAACCAACTGCGCCACGGCCGACGGCACTTCCTGCTCGACGTGTCGGCCGTGCCCTTCATGGACTCGTCCGGCATGAACATCATCCTGCGGACGTACCAGGAGGTGCGGCGGCTGCCCGGCGGTGTGTACGTCATCGCCCCGGCACCCGCGGTGCGGCGCATACTCGACCTCACCGGAGTCAGCCTCACCGTGGCCACGGTGGACAGTGTGGCCGAGGCGCTGGCGGCCGTGGACTCGGGACAGGTCGCCCCGCGGCCGGACGAGCCTCCGGCCCAGGAGTAG